The proteins below are encoded in one region of Lagenorhynchus albirostris chromosome 7, mLagAlb1.1, whole genome shotgun sequence:
- the SPAAR gene encoding small regulatory polypeptide of amino acid response, with protein METAVIGIVAVLFVVTVAITCILCCFSCDSRTQDSQGGPRPSFTVATFRQEASLSTGPGHHVQPVAGVRDFWTFM; from the coding sequence ATGGAAACGGCAGTGATTGGAATTGTGGCCGTGCTATTCGTGGTCACCGTGGCCATCACCTGCATCCTCTGCTGTTTCAGCTGTGACTCAAGGACCCAGGATTCTCAGGGGGGCCCACGCCCCAGCTTCACGGTGGCCACGTTTCGCCAGGAGGCTTCTCTCTCCACGGGGCCAGGTCACCATGTCCAGCCAGTGGCGGGTGTCCGGGACTTCTGGACTTTCATGTGA